From one Catenuloplanes nepalensis genomic stretch:
- a CDS encoding ABC transporter ATP-binding protein, with amino-acid sequence MSLRIEAKGLTKRYGAVRAVDDLTFTVEPGRVTGFLGPNGAGKTTTMRMMLGLDAPASGTVTIGGRPFQNHRAPMGTVGALLDARAAHPGRTAYRHLVCLAESNHIPARRVREVLELVGLAGASRRRAGGLSLGMSQRLGVAAALLGDPPVLIFDEPVNGLDPEGIRWIRTLMRGYATEGRTVLVSSHLMSEMALTADHLIVIGRGRLIADRPLDDFLRDAATPGVLVRTAEPERLTALLGGASVETAADGALIVHGTDAAAVGAVAARHGIALSELSPRRVSLEDAFMNLTAGSLEFTA; translated from the coding sequence ATGAGCCTGCGGATCGAGGCGAAAGGCCTCACCAAGCGGTACGGCGCGGTACGCGCCGTCGACGATCTGACGTTCACGGTCGAGCCGGGCCGGGTGACCGGCTTCCTGGGGCCGAACGGCGCCGGCAAGACCACCACGATGCGGATGATGCTCGGCCTGGACGCGCCCGCGTCCGGCACCGTCACCATCGGCGGAAGACCCTTTCAGAACCACCGGGCGCCGATGGGTACGGTGGGCGCGCTCCTCGACGCCCGGGCCGCGCACCCGGGGCGCACGGCGTACCGCCACCTGGTCTGTCTCGCGGAGAGCAACCACATCCCGGCCCGCCGCGTGCGTGAGGTGCTGGAGCTGGTGGGTCTGGCCGGCGCGAGCCGGCGCCGGGCCGGTGGCCTGTCGCTCGGCATGAGCCAGCGGCTCGGCGTCGCGGCCGCGCTGCTCGGCGACCCGCCGGTGCTGATCTTCGATGAGCCGGTGAACGGCCTGGACCCGGAGGGGATCCGCTGGATCCGGACCCTGATGCGCGGGTACGCCACCGAGGGCCGCACCGTGCTCGTCTCCAGCCACCTGATGAGCGAGATGGCGCTGACCGCGGACCACCTGATCGTGATCGGCCGCGGCCGGCTGATCGCGGACCGCCCGCTCGACGACTTCCTGCGCGACGCGGCCACGCCCGGCGTGCTGGTCCGCACGGCCGAGCCGGAGCGCCTGACCGCGCTGCTGGGCGGCGCGAGCGTGGAGACCGCGGCGGACGGCGCGCTGATCGTGCACGGCACGGACGCCGCCGCGGTCGGCGCGGTCGCGGCCCGGCACGGCATCGCGCTGTCCGAGCTGAGCCCGCGCCGCGTGTCGCTGGAGGACGCGTTCATGAACCTGACCGCCGGAAGTCTGGAGTTCACCGCATGA
- a CDS encoding ABC transporter permease: MTGTLRSEWTKMHSLRSTPVTVAVALVLAVGLGMLVARRFGTVWAESPADGFDPVSSSLFGLFILAPLAVGALGVLSVTSEYASGMIRTSLWAVPRRGRLLAAKALVTGGSALVVGVVMAFGTFVAAQPQLGRSGAPQAALGDPGVLRAILGTGVWLAGVALCGVAFGALFRATAGGFAALVAMVLVAPLLAGALPPWFGKWWPTMAGRQIASTVPDPALLGPYQGLGLMYATIAVLLALSYAVFRTRDA, from the coding sequence ATGACCGGCACGCTGCGCTCCGAGTGGACGAAGATGCACAGCCTGCGCTCGACGCCCGTGACCGTGGCGGTCGCGCTGGTCCTCGCGGTCGGGCTGGGCATGCTGGTCGCTCGCCGGTTCGGCACGGTCTGGGCGGAGTCGCCGGCGGACGGCTTCGACCCGGTCTCGTCCAGCCTGTTCGGGCTGTTCATCCTGGCGCCGCTCGCGGTCGGCGCGCTCGGCGTGCTGTCCGTGACGTCCGAGTACGCCAGCGGCATGATCCGCACCAGCCTGTGGGCGGTGCCGCGCCGAGGCCGGCTGCTGGCCGCGAAGGCCCTGGTGACCGGCGGGTCGGCGCTGGTGGTCGGCGTGGTCATGGCGTTCGGCACATTCGTGGCCGCGCAGCCGCAGCTGGGCCGGTCCGGGGCACCGCAGGCCGCGCTGGGCGACCCGGGCGTGCTGCGCGCGATCCTCGGCACGGGCGTCTGGCTGGCCGGGGTGGCGCTGTGCGGCGTGGCGTTCGGCGCGCTGTTCCGGGCGACCGCGGGCGGGTTCGCCGCGCTGGTGGCGATGGTGCTGGTCGCGCCGCTGCTGGCCGGCGCGCTGCCGCCGTGGTTCGGGAAGTGGTGGCCGACGATGGCCGGCCGGCAGATCGCGTCCACCGTGCCGGATCCGGCGCTGCTCGGGCCGTACCAGGGGCTCGGCCTGATGTACGCGACGATCGCGGTGCTGCTGGCCCTGTCCTATGCGGTGTTCCGC